TTATAGTAACAATATACATAAACGATGAAGCTATAATTCCTACTCCTGATACAGAGCTAGGTTATGATGATAGTATAGCAGTATTAGTAAAATCAGAGTATTTAGAAGAAGTTCGTCAATATTTCACAGTGGATAATGCTAATATGAATGATATTGAAGATATTGATGATATATCTAACATTGATGAAATTGAAGACATAGATGATGTCGATGACATAGATGATATGGATGATATGGAAATTAATGAATATAATAATTTTTAACAGGAAAAATAATTCAAGGGGCAATTAATTATGTCTGTATCTAAAATTATTACATTATCTAATTTTTTAAGAAAAGAGGGTATGCTAGTTAGTATACGTAGTACTATAACTGCTAGTAGAATATGGGAAGAATATCATGAACTAGCAGATTATGATGAATTAAAACTAGCTATTAAATGTATTTATGTGAAAAATAAGGAAGATTCATATAAATTTGATAATATTTATGACCAATTATTTAAGAAAGTACGTCCAGAAAAAAAGAAGAACAATGAATCACAGCATATTAAAAATAATGAAATTAGTTCTTCAGAAATGCCCTCCTCCAATAATCAATTAGTTCCAGAACAAGAATCTGTAGAAAATAAGGCGCTGATTAAGGATAGAAAGAAGCAGAAAGTTGTAAATGACAAGCTTACTAATGATAGTATTGCTAGTCTTGATGAATATGATAAACGTGTCTTTGATATATGTCAAAGATTAAGTAAAAAAATAGCTAATCAAAGATCTAAACGTAAAAAAAGACATACTTCTCATAATATTAACATGCCTGCTACTATCAGATATAATTTAAAAAATGGTGGACATCTAGTTACTTTAATTCATCAAAAGCCACCTATGAGAAAAACTAAACAGATTTTTTTAAGTGATATCAGTGGTTCTTGTGAATGGATAAGTACATGGTTTTTTGCTATTTTATATGGTTGTTATAAATCATTTGATAAAATTACAGTATATGATTTTGATAATAAAATTGTTGATGTTACTCCTACTCTTGGCTCTGAGTTTAAGAATGCTCATGAGATTAACTTTGCACATCAAAAGTTAGGTGTTCGTCCCTTTGGTCAGTCAGATATGACAAATTCTTTTAAGGAATTTCTAGACCAGGCCGAGTTAAATAAGCATACTGATGTTATTTTATTAACTGATTGCCGCGACTGGAATGGTAAACGGGAAAATGGTGTTTTAGAAAGTGCAGAGGTTTTACACCAGATTGTTATTAAATCTAGGAAGGTAATTATTTTAAATCCTGAGAAGAAGATTAGGTGGAATACTCCTACTAGTTGTGTCAGTGAATATGAAAAGGCTGGTGCTGTTGTTTATGAGGCTGGTACTTTAAATCAATTTGCTGATGTTATTAGTCAACTATAAATAAGAAAAAACAAGTATTATATTAATACATATAAATGTATTCATATAGGAGATTTTAATGGTCAATGAAAAAATTTTAACTTTATCATACTTTTTACGAGAAAGTGGTATGAATGTCAGTATACGTAGTACTATCCTAGCATCAGATATATGGAATCAATTTTACGGTCAATTTGATTCTGATGAATTGAAGTATGCTCTTAAATGTGTGTATGTTAAAAGTAAAGATGATCTTGCTAGATATGAACGTGCATATAATTACGTTTTTGTATATAATAAGAAAATCGAGAGCAATAATCATGACCAAGATCATATAGACATAAAATCTAAGAAAAACCATGATGATTCTAGTAGTGAGAAGAATAAAAAACCTGTTAAAGATACTACACGGGAAACTATTATTCGTAGAAGATTGAAAATGAAAGAGAATGTTGATGAGTCTATACTTGATGATGAATTTATTTCTCTTGACAATATTGATTACAGAGTATTTGATGTATGTCATGATTTTAGTAAGAAGGTGGCTAATCGTAGGTCTATAAGAAAGAAACGACATAAGACTAAAGGAGTTCATATTCCTCATACTATTCGTAAAAATCTTAAGAATGGTGGTCATCTTATAAACTTAGTTCACCAGCATCCTCCAATGCATAAATCCAGACATGTATTTCTATGTGACATTAGTGGTTCCTGTGAATGGGCAGCCACATGGTTTTTTTCATTATTAACTGGTTGTTATAGGACTTTTGATAAGATGTCCTTATATGATTTTGATAATAGGATTATTGATGTTACACATGCTCTTAAGTCAGATTATAAGAATTCCTATCAGGTGAATGTAGGTCTTCAATCTCTGGGTTTAAGACCAAGAGGTCATTCTGATATGACTAAGGCTTTTAATGAGTTTCTTAAGGATGCTAATTTAAATAAGCATACTGATGTTATTTTATTAACTGACTGCCGTGACTGGACTGGTAAACGTAAGAATGGTGTTTTAGAGAGTGCTACTGTACTGCATAGAATTGTTATTAAATCTAGAAAGGTAATTATTTTAAATCCTGAGAAGAAGATTAGATGGAATACTCCTACTAGCTGTGTTAAAGATTATCAGGAAGCTGGAGCTACTGTTTATCAGACTAGTACTTTAAGAGAATTTTCTGATGTTATTGAAAAAATATAAAAAATAGTGTTGGGGTTTATTATATGATTTATTTGATTATTTTTTTTTAAATTCCTAATAAATTGTATATGAATGACATGTCAACATTATTTGCGAATAAGTCACCTAGTTGATTGTAGTTTACTCTTTTTGATTCCTTAAATTCATCCTTTGATGTGATACCTAATGGCTCTAATCCTTTATTTATTCTTAGCTGGTCTGTGAAGTTTCGTCTAAATTCAAAGTTATGGAATATACCATGGAAGTAAGTTCCGCATATATTGTTTTTTATAGCTCCATCAAATTGACCTGTTTTATCATTACCGTTTCCTTTTTCTACTTTTATGAATGGTTTTGCATCGTTTAGTATTGTTATTCCTTCGTGTAGTTCATATCCGTTTACTACTGTTCCTTTTTTGAATCCTAGTGAACTATCGTTTATTATTGTTCCTCTACTTTGTTCTACTACTTTATTTATTTGTCCGAATTCTGTTTTTATATCTAGTAATCCCAATCCATCAACTGACCCATATTTTGATTCTGAGCAGTTTTTATCTATGATTTTCTTGGATAGCATTTGATATCCACCACATATTCCGAAGACTGGTATTTCTTTTGATACTTCTTCTATGTAGTCGAATGCTCCTGATTTTTTTAGTTCTACTATGTCATTTACTGTGTTTCTTGTTCCTGGTATGATTAGAGCATCTAAGTTGTCGAATTTATCGTAGATATCTACTAGTTTTATTCCTATATCTTGTTCGTAGTCCAGTGGGTCTATGTCTGTGAAGTTGGATATTCTTGGAAGTCTTAGTGTTCCTATGTTTATTTTCTCATTTTCACTGAAGTGGTGTGTTGATAGTGATGCTGAGTCTTCTTCTGGTAGATTTAGTGTTTCATCATATGGTATTATCCCTATTATTGGTATATTGGTCAGTTCTTCTACTTTTTTTATTCCGGAGTCTAGTACTTCTGCGTTTCCTCTGAATTTATTGATAATTACTGCTTTGATTCTTTTTCTGTCTTCCTCAGGTATTAAGAAGTATGTTCCTACAATTGATGCAAATACTCCTCCCTGATCTATGTCTGCTACTAGTATTACGTCTGCATCTGTCATTCTTGCTATGAGCATGTTTGCCAGGTCTTTATCATACATATTTATTTCTGCTGGTGAACCTGCTCCTTCTATTATGGTTATATCATAGTCCTCTTTTAGGTATTCTAATGATTCTTTTATTGCTTTGATTGCTGGTTGTCTGAAATTGTTTTGGTATTCATCAAATTGCATGTTTCCTGCGGGTTTTCCTTGGACTATTACTTGTGATGTGAAGTCTTCTTTTGGTTTTAGAAGTATTGGGTTCATATTACAGTTTGGTTCTATATCTGCTGCTTCTGCTTGCATTACCTGTGCTATGGACATTTCGTCATTATCTATTGTAGTATAAGAGTTTAAAGACATATTTTGTGATTTGAAAGGTGTTACTCTGTAACCTTTTCGTGATAGTAGATTACATAACGCGGCCACAGTTAGGGTTTTACCTGCATTTGATGATGTTCCTTGAAACATTAGGTATTTCATTCTTCTATTCCTCATTTATTTTTTGTTTAGTGATACTATTTTTGTAATGTTGTTTGATTTAATACTATGGTAAATTTTAAAATTTATTAATTATTCTGTAACTTTTTTTTGATAATGTTAAATTTTTTAGTGTCATTGTCTTTAAAAAAAAAGGTACATTTTAAATACCTTAGGTTACTTAAATATATATGAATAATTTAAATAATAGAACATAATATTATAGTATAGAAGAAAAAATAATTCTAACAAAAATAATATAAAAAAAAATCTAAAAAATCATATGAAAAAAATTAATTCCGAAGGAGGATTAATTATTGACGGATACAAATAATGACGAAATATACGAAGAGGAATCAAGCATTAATAATGATGATTTAAAACAAGATGCTATTACAGATAACAAAATAGAAACAGATACAGATACATCTAAAACAGAAGAAAATGCTGAAACAACAGAAGAATCAAGAAAAGAAGAAATCAAAGAATCAAACTACGATTTAAGTGACCACATAGTATCTGATATCGATCCCTCAAAATACAAAGATACAGAAGACATAGAAATCCCACCAAAATTAATAGATCAAATCATAGGACAAGAAGAAGCAGTAGAAACAATCAAAAAAGCAGCAAAACAGAGAAGAAATGTACTATTAATTGGTGAACCTGGTATAGGAAAATCAATGTTAGCAAAAGCAATGGCAGAACTATTACCACCAGAAGACTTACAAGATATACTAATATATCCTAACGTTGAAAATCCTAACAATCCACTAGTAGGAGTAATGCCTGCAGGTCAAGGAAAAAAAATAGTGGAAAATGCTAAAAAACAATTCAAAGGTCAGGAAGAAAGAAAAAATATCCTGACAATAGCAATCATAGCACTAATCATGGCTATAGGATTTGTAACAAATCAATTCCTAACAGCAATTATTGCAGTTGGTATAGTATTCTTTGCATTATATCAGATAAAACCAAAAAGTCAACAATTAGTACCAAAATTACTAGTTAACAATGAAAGCAAAAAAGTTGCACCATTCATTGATGCAACAGGAGCACATGCAGGAGCATTACTAGGTGATGTAAGACACGACCCATACCAATCTGGAGGACTAGGAACACCAGCTCACGAAAGAGTAGAAAGTGGAATGATACACAGAGCAAACAAAGGTGTATTATACATAGACGAAATTGGTACAATGAGTATGAAAACACAACAAGAACTACTAACAGCACTACAGGAACATAAATATCAAATCACCGGACAAAGTGATACCAGTAGTGGTGCAATGGTAAGAACAAATGCTGTTCCATGTGACTTTGTATTAGTAGCATCAGGTAACCTCGAAGTACTCGATGACATGCACATAGCATTAAGATCAAGAATAAGAGGATACGGTTATGAAATATTCATGAAAGACAGCATGAAAGATACACCAGAAAACCGTGAAAAACTCGTACAATTCGTAGCACAAGAAGTTAAAAATGATGGCAGAATACCCCATTTCTCAAAAGAAGCAGTAGCTGAAATAATCAAAGAAGCACAACGTAGAGCAGGTAAAAAAGATGCATTAACACTTAAACTAAGAGATCTTGGTGGTCTAGTAAGAGCAGCAGGTGACGTTGCAGTAGAACAAGGAGCAAATGAAGTAACAGTAGACCATGTATTCGAAGCTAAAAAACAATCCAGAACACTAGAACAACAAATAGCTGACAGATACATAACACAAAGAAAACAATACAGTGTATTCTCCAATCAGGGTGCAAAAATTGGTTGTATCAATGGTTTAGCAGTAATTGGAAACTCCAGTGGTATAGTATTACCTATAGCAGCAGAAGCAGCACCATCTCAAAGTAAAGAAGAAGGTAAAATTATTGCAGCAGGTAAACTTGGAGATATTGCAAAAGAAGCAGTGCAAAACGTTGGAGCTATCATTAAGAAAAGTATTGGTAAAGACATATCCAACTATGATATACACATACAATTTGTACAATCCTATGATGGAGTTGAAGGAGACAGTGCAAGTGTATCCATGGCTACAGCAATCATATCAGCAATAGAAAACATACCAATTGACCAAACATTAGCATTAACTGGTTCATTAAGTGTTCGTGGAACCGTACTTCCTATTGGTGGAGTAACCTACAAAATTGAAGCTGCTGCTGAATCTGGAATGAAAAAAGTTCTTATACCAGCATCTAATGTTGATGATGTATTAATTGATAAAAAATACATGGAACAAATTGAAATTATCCCTGTAAAAACATTGACAGATGTTCTAGAAGAAGCACTTGTAGGACCTAGAAAAGATGAATTTATCAAACAACTAAAAGAGAACCGTCTTGACAAAATCAAAGATATGATTCCAAACACAAATGATATTATAAGTTCTAAACCATCAAAATCCAATAACTAGAAGTTTATACTTCTATTCTATTTTTATTTTTTTATTAATGTATTAATCCTATTTTTAGATAACACTAAATAGTAATAATTAAAGATTTATGATTAGAGGAAAATTATTCTTTTTTCAATTAAAGTAAGATTAGCATTAAGAGGATTATTTATATCAAAAGTATTAATAAATAAGGAAATATATTAAAATTAACTGATTTATGACAATGAAAAATAATACGCCAGTATTATTTAGTTTAAATATCACTTCTAATAATGATGAAAAAAGAATGATAAAACGGAAAATTATTATTTAATATAAGGAGAGAACCCAATTATGGATAAATTAAAATTCAAAGATTTAAATATATCTCCAGAGATACAGAAAGCTGTTAAAGACATGGGATTTGAAGAAGCATCACCTATACAATCATTAGCGATACCTAAAATATTAGATCATAAAGATGTTACAGGTCAAGCACAAACAGGTACTGGTAAAACAGCTGCATTTGGAATACCATTATTAGAGAATATTGAAAGTGAAAATAACAATTTACAGGCAATAATACTTTGTCCTACAAGAGAGTTAGCAATACAAGTTGCTGAGGAATTAAAGAAATTATCTAAATATCTGCCATCAATAAATGTATTACCTATTTATGGTGGACAGCCTATTGACAGACAGATAAAAGCATTAAGAAAAGGTGTTCAGATTATTATTGGTACTCCTGGAAGAGTAATGGATCATATTGACAGGGGTACTCTTGACTTAAGTACAATTAAAACTGTTATTCTTGATGAAGCAGATGAAATGTTAGACATGGGATTTAGAGAAGATATAGAATATATTTTAGAAGATATTCCATATGAAAGGCAGTTCCTGTTATTTTCTGCTACACTTCCAGAGGAAATCCTTCAACTAGCAAAGAGATATCAGAATAATCCTGAAATAGTTAAAGTTACACAGCATGAACTAACAACTCCTGATGTTGAACAGAAATACTTTGAAGTTAAAGAGGATATGAAACTAGAATTATTATCCAGATTACTCGATTTATATGACTTTGACTTAGCATTAGTATTCTGTAATACTAAAAGAAAGGTTGATAAACTTGTAAGTCACCTTCAAATAAGAGGTTATCTAGCTGATGGATTACATGGTGATTTAACTCAAAATCAGCGTGACCGTGTAATGGACAAGTTTAAGAAGGGAAATATTGAAATTCTTGTTGCTACTGATGTAGCTGCACGTGGAATTGATGTTAATGGTGTTGAAGCAGTATTTAACTATGATATTCCTACAGATAATGAGTATTATGTTCATCGTATAGGTCGTACTGGACGTGCTGGTAAAACAGGTAAGGCTTATAGTTTTGTATCTGGACGTGAAATATATCAATTAAGAGATATTCAGAGATATGCTAAAACTAAGATTGAACAAGCACCAATACCATCACTTACAGATGTAGCTGAAGTTAAGAAAGATAATTTCATTGATGACTTAAAAAAGAGAATTAACACAGAGGACATATCTAAAGAGGTTCATATCATTGAAAGACTTGTAGAGGAGGATTATAATTCAATTGATATTGCAGCCACACTACTTAAAGGTATAATGGATGAGAATAAATACAAGGAAGAGGAATTTGGTGATACTGGTGCTCATGAAGGTTTTGTAAGATTCTTTATGAGTGTTGGTAGAAAACAAGATATTACTGTGAATGTTATTATTAATTCTATTCATGAGAAAACCGGACTCAATAATCGTCAAATAGGTAATATTGATATCTTTGATAATTTCTCATTTGTTGAAATTCCTGTTGAAAATTCATCTGATTTCTATAGATTCATGGGTGACACTCATATTGAAAATAAACGAGTTCACATTGAACCAGCAAGACCTAGAGAAAAATCTAAGAAAAGAAACTCTGATAAGAAACGTTTTAACAGGCATAATAAAAAAAGTAACAAATTTAATCCTCATCATAAAAACAATCGTAGGAATAACCATGATAAGGAAAGAAGTTCTCCTAAAAACTATAAAGATAAAGATTAATACTATTTAATCTATTATCTAATTACTATTTTTTTAAAAAAAAAGAAATGTTATAATGATTTTAAATGATTAGCTATTGTTTTAGCCACGCTTATATGTGCAACTTCACTTTTTAGTGTATTTGTTCCTGTTACAGAATTTGCTCCAGCTGCATTTATTTTTAGTATTGCATCGTTAACTAGTACTGGATGTACACAAACAACATCTACTGCTTTTGCACCTTGTCTTTTTAATATATCTATTGCATTTACAATAGTTCCCCCAGTACTTATTATATCATCTACAATTATAACACTACGGTTATCTACTGTGATACTTTTAGTTTTTGTTTTTACTTTTTCTGGTGATAATCTAACTTTTTCTAAATAATCATAATCCGTATTTAGTATTCTTGCTATTTCCTTTGCAAAGTTTTCTGCGCCCTTATCTGGTGCTAGTATTACTGGTTTTTTATCTGAATAATTTTCTCTGATATATGCTGCTATTGCAGGCATTGCTGATAGATTATCTACTGGTATATCATATAAATCACATATGCTTTGTTCGTGTAGGTTTATAGAGATTACCCGTTTTACGCCCATTGTCTGTATTAATTTTGCAATTGCTTTAGCTGAGATACATTCTACTTCTTTGAATCTGCGTTCTTGTCTGCTGTATCCTAGGTATGGTGATACTAGTGTTATATCTGTTACATTCATATCTCCAAGAATATCGAGTATGAAAAATAGTTCCATCATGTTTTCATCTTGAGGATATCCAGTTGATTGAATTACTATCACTGGTTCGTCTTCTGGTATTTCATCTTTTATTCTAAAGTATCTTTCTCCATCAGGAAATTTTCTTGTTTCAACAGAACATAGTTTATCATCCAGTTCTCTTGCTACTTCTGCAGCTAGAGCTTGAGATGCTGATCCTCCAATAATCACTTAATATTACTCTCCTTAAAAATCTAATATAATAAGTACTATTCATAATTGTATTTAATTCTAGAATTATTTATTTTCCTAGAAAAAAATGCGTTATCATAATCTAATTAATACTTATGAATTTCATTTATAAAATAGTATCTTATTTTTATTAGTCTGTTAAGTGATGACTGATAGTTCGGATAAACAAAAAGTTTATATTAATTACCAATATATTAGTATATGTTGATATATTGATTTTAATAATTGACAAAAAATCGACAACAAGGAGTAAGTATACTTTTATTATTTTATTATTACAGATAATTGAGAAACCATCATGAAAAAATAAAGTAATTTTATAATATTATACTTACAAATATAAATAGTGATAAATAAATTCAATTTTAAAAAAATAATTATATAAAAAATATTTAAGTAATACTGATTTAAGTAATACTAAAAGATAATCGGAGTTAGCATATAATGCATGAATTATCTATGGCAAATAGTATGGTAGAAGCAATACTCGATACTGCAAAGAAAAATGATGCAATCAGTGTAACAGAAGCAGTACTGGAAGTTGGAGAACTAACCATGCTAAACCCAGAACAACTAAGATTCATGATGGATGTACTAATAAAAGATACCATCATGGAAGATGCAGACATAATCATTAACATGATTCCTATTGAAATAGAATGTGAAAAATGTGGTTTCAAGGGTATAAGTGAAACAGATGAAAATATGGATCATTTAATGGCTGTAGCTACATGTCCAAAATGTGACAGTACAAGAGTACATGTTATCCAAGGACAAGAATGTAATATTAAAACAATAAAAATAGAAAGAGAAGATGAAAATGCATAACGTAGCAAGCATAGAAGTAGAACAAGATATTATTCAAGCAAATGACCAAATAGCATTTGATAACAGAAAAAAATTTGATGAAAAAGGAGTATTTACCGTAGACCTTGTAGGAGCAGTAGGTTCAGGTAAAACAGCATTAATCGAAAAATTAATCGATGAAATGGATGATGACATCGGAGTAATTGCTGGAGACATTCTAAGTAAATTTGATGCAAAAAGAATTGAAGCAAAAAAAGTACCAGTAAAAGGATTAAACACTGGAAAAGAATGTCACCTAGACGCACATCTAGTCGAACACTCACTAGAAGACGTACCACTCGATGATATTTCCGTATTATTCATCGAAAATGTAGGAAACCTCATCTGTCCAGCAGACTTCAAAATAGGTGCACACGTAAGAACAGTTATTATCAGTGTAACCGAAGGAGATGACACAGCAGAGAAACATCCAATGATTTTCAAAAATGCTGATATGGCTATAGTTAATAAAATAGACATAGCTGATGCAGTTGGAGCAGATGCTGATAAAATGGTTAACGATATAAAAACAATCAATCCAGACATCCCAGTAATTAAATGTAGTATAAAAACTGGTGAAGGTATTGATGAAGTTATAAAAACCTACAAAGACTTCCAAAGCAAAAGACTCAATGCAAACTAAATTAAACTATTTAAAACATTCAAATAAGTAAATAAATTAAATTTACTTATTCTACTTTTTTTATAATAACAAAAACTTTATGAGGAGCAACAACAATGAAAATATGGATTGATATTGTGAACACGCCCCACGTACGATTTTTTAATGGAATTATTAAAAAATTAAAAGCAGATGGGCATGACGTTCTAATAACTGCAAGAGATTACTCTAATATACATGATTTATTAGATATTTTTGGATTAGAATATACTTCTATCGGTAATCATGGTGTTACACTCGAAGAAAAGTTATTATCAAGTACAAAACGTGCATATGAACTATCAAAATTCATATCAAAACAGGACATTGATGTTGCTATCACTAAACATTCAATTGAATTACCTAGAGTCGCTTTTGGACTAGGTATACCCAACATATTTATTCTTGATAATGAGCATGCTGTAGCAGCAAATAAATTAACATTACCACTGACAAACAAACTAATTATACCCGAAATATTTGATGTATGGAATACTATTAAATTTGGAATGGATCCCAACAATATTGTCCGATATAATGGTACCTGTGAAGTTACACACCTAGAGGACTTCAAATATAATGAGAATATACTTGAAGATTTAGGAATAAAACTTACTAAAGAACATGTTATATTAATGAGACCTGAACCCTCATTAGCATCATATTTAGATACAGATTGTACAAAGTCCGTGCTAACACCTATCATTAATGAGTTAAAAGATATTGCAGATATACTTGTAATCCCACGGTTTAAAGCACAGAGTGATATATTTAAGAACATACCTAATGTTCAAGTTATAAAAACACCTGTTGATACTTTTAGTCTAATGAAGAGAGTAGATCTTGTTATTGGTGCTGGTGGTACAATGAATAGAGAAGCAGCTCTTTTAGGAACCCCTGTTATATCATGTTATCCTGGAAAACAATTATCAGTAGATACATATTATATTGAAAAAGGTCTGATGAAAAGATCAACAGATTTAAATGAAATTATCGCATTATCTAAGGAGTTATTAGAAAATAAACATGTGGATAGACACGTTGAAACTGATAATCTTATAGATCTAATTGTTAATGAAATATATAAAACATACTCTGAAAACAAGAATAATTAATTTAATACATTATTATTAAAATGGACTAGTCGGGAGTTGAACCCGAGGCCTTCGCCATGCCGAGGCGACGCTCTACCAAGCTGAGCTACTAGCCCTAGAATAAGATAGTTATATTATTATTTTTCATAATATATATTTCTTATCATAATTTAATAATTAATGATAAAAGTAAGAAGTGATATGAAATGGCAGACTTAGAAGAAATTATTAAAACACGTAGAAGTATACGAAAATATGCTGATAAAGAAGTAGAAGACGAAAAGATTGAAAAAATATTAAAAGCTGGAATGCAGGCACCAGGCAGCAGATTAGGTGCAGAACCATGGGAATTTATTGTTGTTAAAAACAGAGAAACCATTGATAAATTAGGTGAAATCAAACCACGTGCTAAAGATGCACAGGCAGTGATTGTATTAGTAGCAAATATTGATTTATCATTCTATAAAGATGCATGGCAACAGGATATGAGTGCAGCTGCAGAAAACATGTTACTTGAAGCATGTAATCTTGGATTAGGTGGTCTCTGGAATGGAGTTGCTCCATGGCAGGATATTATGAATCCTATAGCAGAAATATTTGATTTACCTGAAAATGTAAGACCATTCTGCTTAATTACTTTAGGTTATCCTGGTGAAGGACAGGAAAATAAATTTATGGATAAATTCCATGAAGAAAGAATTCATTATGAAAAATACTAATAATAAATAAATATTCTTTTTATTATTCTCTTTATTTAATATCCGATTTTATCATACTGTTTTTTGAAAATTATTAATGATGTTTTCTTGACTTATTTTAACATAATTATTAATAAAATAAAATATTAATATAATTATAGTAATTAATTGAATTATACATTCAACAAACAATTAAATTC
This genomic interval from Candidatus Methanosphaera massiliense contains the following:
- the lonB gene encoding ATP-dependent protease LonB, with amino-acid sequence METDTDTSKTEENAETTEESRKEEIKESNYDLSDHIVSDIDPSKYKDTEDIEIPPKLIDQIIGQEEAVETIKKAAKQRRNVLLIGEPGIGKSMLAKAMAELLPPEDLQDILIYPNVENPNNPLVGVMPAGQGKKIVENAKKQFKGQEERKNILTIAIIALIMAIGFVTNQFLTAIIAVGIVFFALYQIKPKSQQLVPKLLVNNESKKVAPFIDATGAHAGALLGDVRHDPYQSGGLGTPAHERVESGMIHRANKGVLYIDEIGTMSMKTQQELLTALQEHKYQITGQSDTSSGAMVRTNAVPCDFVLVASGNLEVLDDMHIALRSRIRGYGYEIFMKDSMKDTPENREKLVQFVAQEVKNDGRIPHFSKEAVAEIIKEAQRRAGKKDALTLKLRDLGGLVRAAGDVAVEQGANEVTVDHVFEAKKQSRTLEQQIADRYITQRKQYSVFSNQGAKIGCINGLAVIGNSSGIVLPIAAEAAPSQSKEEGKIIAAGKLGDIAKEAVQNVGAIIKKSIGKDISNYDIHIQFVQSYDGVEGDSASVSMATAIISAIENIPIDQTLALTGSLSVRGTVLPIGGVTYKIEAAAESGMKKVLIPASNVDDVLIDKKYMEQIEIIPVKTLTDVLEEALVGPRKDEFIKQLKENRLDKIKDMIPNTNDIISSKPSKSNN
- a CDS encoding VWA domain-containing protein; translation: MVNEKILTLSYFLRESGMNVSIRSTILASDIWNQFYGQFDSDELKYALKCVYVKSKDDLARYERAYNYVFVYNKKIESNNHDQDHIDIKSKKNHDDSSSEKNKKPVKDTTRETIIRRRLKMKENVDESILDDEFISLDNIDYRVFDVCHDFSKKVANRRSIRKKRHKTKGVHIPHTIRKNLKNGGHLINLVHQHPPMHKSRHVFLCDISGSCEWAATWFFSLLTGCYRTFDKMSLYDFDNRIIDVTHALKSDYKNSYQVNVGLQSLGLRPRGHSDMTKAFNEFLKDANLNKHTDVILLTDCRDWTGKRKNGVLESATVLHRIVIKSRKVIILNPEKKIRWNTPTSCVKDYQEAGATVYQTSTLREFSDVIEKI
- a CDS encoding DEAD/DEAH box helicase, giving the protein MDKLKFKDLNISPEIQKAVKDMGFEEASPIQSLAIPKILDHKDVTGQAQTGTGKTAAFGIPLLENIESENNNLQAIILCPTRELAIQVAEELKKLSKYLPSINVLPIYGGQPIDRQIKALRKGVQIIIGTPGRVMDHIDRGTLDLSTIKTVILDEADEMLDMGFREDIEYILEDIPYERQFLLFSATLPEEILQLAKRYQNNPEIVKVTQHELTTPDVEQKYFEVKEDMKLELLSRLLDLYDFDLALVFCNTKRKVDKLVSHLQIRGYLADGLHGDLTQNQRDRVMDKFKKGNIEILVATDVAARGIDVNGVEAVFNYDIPTDNEYYVHRIGRTGRAGKTGKAYSFVSGREIYQLRDIQRYAKTKIEQAPIPSLTDVAEVKKDNFIDDLKKRINTEDISKEVHIIERLVEEDYNSIDIAATLLKGIMDENKYKEEEFGDTGAHEGFVRFFMSVGRKQDITVNVIINSIHEKTGLNNRQIGNIDIFDNFSFVEIPVENSSDFYRFMGDTHIENKRVHIEPARPREKSKKRNSDKKRFNRHNKKSNKFNPHHKNNRRNNHDKERSSPKNYKDKD
- the cobQ gene encoding cobyric acid synthase CobQ; the encoded protein is MKYLMFQGTSSNAGKTLTVAALCNLLSRKGYRVTPFKSQNMSLNSYTTIDNDEMSIAQVMQAEAADIEPNCNMNPILLKPKEDFTSQVIVQGKPAGNMQFDEYQNNFRQPAIKAIKESLEYLKEDYDITIIEGAGSPAEINMYDKDLANMLIARMTDADVILVADIDQGGVFASIVGTYFLIPEEDRKRIKAVIINKFRGNAEVLDSGIKKVEELTNIPIIGIIPYDETLNLPEEDSASLSTHHFSENEKINIGTLRLPRISNFTDIDPLDYEQDIGIKLVDIYDKFDNLDALIIPGTRNTVNDIVELKKSGAFDYIEEVSKEIPVFGICGGYQMLSKKIIDKNCSESKYGSVDGLGLLDIKTEFGQINKVVEQSRGTIINDSSLGFKKGTVVNGYELHEGITILNDAKPFIKVEKGNGNDKTGQFDGAIKNNICGTYFHGIFHNFEFRRNFTDQLRINKGLEPLGITSKDEFKESKRVNYNQLGDLFANNVDMSFIYNLLGI
- a CDS encoding VWA domain-containing protein, which encodes MSVSKIITLSNFLRKEGMLVSIRSTITASRIWEEYHELADYDELKLAIKCIYVKNKEDSYKFDNIYDQLFKKVRPEKKKNNESQHIKNNEISSSEMPSSNNQLVPEQESVENKALIKDRKKQKVVNDKLTNDSIASLDEYDKRVFDICQRLSKKIANQRSKRKKRHTSHNINMPATIRYNLKNGGHLVTLIHQKPPMRKTKQIFLSDISGSCEWISTWFFAILYGCYKSFDKITVYDFDNKIVDVTPTLGSEFKNAHEINFAHQKLGVRPFGQSDMTNSFKEFLDQAELNKHTDVILLTDCRDWNGKRENGVLESAEVLHQIVIKSRKVIILNPEKKIRWNTPTSCVSEYEKAGAVVYEAGTLNQFADVISQL